DNA from Nitrospina gracilis Nb-211:
ATGTCCGCCACCTTGCTGACCCCCATCAACGCGTTGAGGTTGGCACCGTCGCAATAGACCAGGCCGCCCTTGCCGTGCACGATCTCGGTGATTTCCAGAATATCTTTTTCGAACATGCCCAGCGTGTTGGGATTGGTGAGCATGATGGCGGCGGTGTCCTCGTCCATCAGCTTGCGCAGTTTGTCGATGTCGATCAATCCCTCCGCGTTGGAGGGGATGTGCACGACGTCGTATCCGCACAATGTGCAACTGGCGGGATTGGTGCCGTGCGCCGAGTCGGGCATCAGCACCTTGCTCCGCTGGTTGCCTTTCGCCTGGTGGTAGGCGCGGATGGTGAGCATGCCGGTCATCTCGCCGTGCGCGCCGGCGGCGGGTTGCAGGCTGACCGCGTCCATGCCGCTGACTTCCTGCAGAAACTCCTGGAGTTCGTGCAGCAGGCGCAGGCTTCCCTGCGACAGCGCTTCCGGCGTGTAGGGATGATTCTGCGCGAATCCCGCAAGCCGCGCCATGTCCTCGTTGATCTTCGGGTTGTACTTCATGGTGCACGAGCCGAGCGGATAGAACGCGCTGTCGATGCTGAAATTCCACTGCGACAGGCGCGTGTAGTGGCGCACCACGTCGAGCTCCGACAACTCCGGCAGGTGCTCGATGGGGTCGCGGAGTTCCTCTGGCGGCAGAAGGGTTTGCAGTTCCACTTCCGGAATGGTGCTGGTGGGAAGAGAGTACGCTCTGCGCCCGGGGGAGCCCAGCTCGAACACCGGGGGCTCTTCGAACACCAGTCCTTTGATTCCGATTTTGTTTTCTTCCACGTGTGCCATGAGATTCCTTATTCTGGTATTGCTGTTGCGGGTTGTCAGTTCGATGGCTGGATGTCGTCCGTCTTGCCTGTGTCCTCCGCTTCGTTCAACAGCATGATGGGGATGCCGTCGCGGATGGGGTATTTCAGTTTGCAGGTTGCGCAGAGCAGGCCGTCTTCCGGCGCGGACAGTTGCAGGTCCCCCTTGCACTGGGGGCAGACGAGAAAATCGAGTAATTCTTTATCAAATGCCATGAGTTTTCCGGGTTCAGTCCACCTTGATTCTGTTCTGGGTCCGGGGTGGGGCCGGATGGGAACTGCCGTTCAGGCAGGTGCGCACCGTTTCGAAGACTTCGTCAACCGTTATGCCGTCCATGCATTCGTTGTGGGTGGGGCACGTTCGCTTGTAGCAGAAACTGCAATGCAGTTTTTTGACGATCACCTGGTGCGGCGAGCCGTAGGGTCCATTATAAACAGGATCGGTGGGTCCAAACAAGGACACAGTGGGAATCCCCAGCGCCACGCACAGATGCAGGGTGCCGGTGTCGCCGCCGACGAACAGGCTGGCGCGGTCGAACAGTGCCATGCTCTGGTGCAGACTGCTGGGCGGCGCCACCCAGTGCGGCTGGGTCATGTGTGACGACAGGCGGTCCACCTTATCCTTTTCTCCCGGGCCCCAGGTGAGCAGGATGCTGGCCCCGAGCTCGCTGGAAATACGGTCGCCCAGCCGGGCAAATCGTTCCAGTTCCCACTGCTTGGTTTTGTAGCCGACGCCGGAATGGAGCACCACCACCGGGTGTGAGCCCAGGTCCGGATGTTTGTCGAAAAATTCCTGTGCCTGGTTCTGTGCCGCTTCGGGAATCCGCACCACAAACTCCTGTGGCAGGTCCTGTGCGCCGAGCGCGCGGATCATAGACAGGTTTTTATCGACAACGTGAATGGTGCGACCCACCGCCGGGACCTTGATATTGGTGAACAGCGCGTTCCACTGCTCGCGGCAGTCGGTGCGGTCGAAGCCGACGCGGAGCGGTGCGCCGGAAAGCGCGGTCAGCACGCCGGTCTTGATGAGGCCCTGGATGTCGATGGCAAGGTCGAAGTTGCGTCCGCGCAGTTCGCGGTAAAACGACCGCATCTCTTTAAGCGTGGCGGGAGTGAGGTTTTTCCGCCATTCGCGGGTGCGCACCACCAACACCTCATTCAGGTCGGGGTTGCCGTCGAGAACGGCCGAAAACTTTTCTTCCACCACCCAGGTGATGTGCGCGTCGGGAAAGGTCTGGCGCAGGGCGCGGAGCGCAGGCAGGGTGTGCACCACGTCTCCCAGAGAACTCAACCGGACCAGAAGGATGCGCCGGATGTTCCAGCCCGGTCCGTTGAGCGGCAGGACTTCCGAGGCCAGGTTCCAGTTTTTCGGTGCGATTTTGTATATGGAAAAAGCCATGACCGTTCCCACAACCATCCCCGCCAGCACGTCGCTGGGATAATGCACTCCCTGGTACAGTTTGCTGAAGCATCCGGCCAGTGCAAACAGAAACACCGGCACTGAGGCGCGGCGGAAATAACAGGCGGTGATGGTGGCGAAGGCGAACAGGTTGGCCCCCTGCGACGAGGGAAAAGAATATGAGTTTGAGCAGTAGATCAGCGGCTTCAAAAACTCCAAGTCGTGGCAGGGCCGGGGCCGTGCAAACATGGGTTTCAACACCTCGTGGACCAGAAAATCGGTGAGCAGGACCGTCACCGCCGCCGTCAATACATAATACAGGCCTTTTGCTTTTTTGAAATAAATCAAGGAACCCGCGGTCACCAGACCGGGAAGCAGATAGACCCGTTTGTCGTTCAGGACGACAACCCAGGAATCCAATGTTGAAAATTGCAAATTCTGCTTGATCCAGTACAATACCGCGATTTCAAATTCCATCAGCGCGTCCAATTCGTGTTGCGTTTCAACGGTTTCCAAGTCTATGGGCATTGCTGGAGGGAGTCAATTCTTTTGTCAGTTCCGAAAGGCCTTAAGAAGTGGGAGTTTCCAGTCGGCAGGCGCTCATTTTGTTTGCCAAGGACCCGCAGGCGGGAAAGGTGAAAACCCGTCTGCAACCCTGGCTGGACGCCGACACCGCCTGCCACCTGTACCGTCACATTCTCGCGGACAGCGTGCGCAACGTGTGCGCGGTGGAGGGGGTGGACCGGTTTGTCGGCATCCACCCATCGCACCGGTCCGGATTTTTTGACGCGGTGGAGAAGTCGGGACGGGTGCGTCTGTTCGAGCAGGAAGGCGGGCACTTGGGGGAACGCATGCGCAATGCGTTCGAACAACGCTTCGCCGAAGGCTACGAGACGGTGGTGATCATCGGTTCCGACAGCCCGACCCTGCCCGTATCGTATATCCGGCAGGCATTGGACACCGATCGCGACATGACGCTGGGACCGTGCACCGACGGCGGCTATTACCTGATCGGCATGCACCGCAAAGTGACCGATGTGTTCGAGGACGTCGAGTGGGGGTCCGAGCATGTTCTGACCGCCACCCTGGAGCGGGTGAAGCAGTCCGGCGCCACGTTGTTGCTTCTGCCCGTGTGGTATGATGTCGATCGCCCCGAGGATCTGCGGTTTCTCAAAACTCATCTGGAATACCTTCAGCATACCGGGCTTGAGGAACACGCCGACACCTTACGCTTTCTTCAACAATTGAACCTGAACTGGGAATCTGCCGTATGAGGCTATTGAAATATTCCGAACCCGACTACCGGGAAGAAATCGAGCGGCTGGTGAACCGTTGCGACGTGGACTTCTCCACCCAGGACGAAGCCGTGCGCAGCATCATCGAACGCGTGAAAAAAGAAGGCGACGATGCGGTGGTCGCGCTCACCAACCAGTTCGACCAGACCGATTACAGCGTGGAGGACCTGCGCGTAACGGAGGAAGAAATCCAGCAAGCCTACGACGCCGTTCAGTTGGATGAACTGGAGGCGCTCAAGCTGGCGGCGGACAACATCGAGCGTTACCACCAGAAGCAGGTTCAGCACTCGTGGGAGTATAAGGAAGGCGAAGTGTATCTCGGGCAGATGATTCGCCCGCTGGAAACCGTGGGCGTGTATGTGCCGGGCGGCAAGGCGTCGTATCCATCTTCCGTGCTGATGAACGTGATTCCGGCGCGGGTGGCCGGGGTGAAGCGCGTCATCATGGTCAGCCCCACGCCGCGCGGGGAGGTGAGCCCGCACTGCCTGGTGGCGGCGGACATTGCCGGAGTGGACGAAATCTATAAGGTGGGCGGGGCGCAGGCCGTCGCCGCCCTGGCGCTGGGCACCGCCACCATTCCGCGAGTCGATAAAATCGTCGGTCCGGGCAACATTTATGTGGCCCTCGCCAAGCGGCTGGTGTTCGGGTTGGTCGATATCGACATGATCGCCGGACCGAGCGAGATTCTGGTTTTGGCCGACGACACGGCGCGCGCCGATTTCATCGCCGCCGACCTGCTGTCGCAGGCGGAGCACGACGAAGACGCCGTGCCGATCCTGGTGACGCCGTCTGAGGCGCTGGCCGAGGCCACCCGCGATGAGCTCAACCGGCAGAAGGAGGAGTTGGAGCGGAAGGGGATCGTCGATGCGTCGCTGGACAACAAGTGCCAACTGATCGTCACCCGCACCCTGGACGAGGCGGTGGACCTGGCCAACCGCGTGGCTCCTGAACACCTGGAGCTGGCGGTGGACAATCCGCACGAGCTGGTGAAGCGGATCCACAACGCAGGCGCCGTGTTTCTGGGGCATTACACGCCGGAAGCCATCGGCGACTACCTGGCCGGCCCCAACCACGTGCTTCCTACCAGCGGAACCGCACGGTTTTCTTCACCTTTGGGCGTGTACGACTTCATCAAGCGCACCAGCCTGATTTCCTATAATAAGGAAGAACTGGGGAAGGTGGCTCGGGCCTGTTGTTCGCTGGCCGAAATGGAGAACCTGGAGGCCCATTCCCGAGCCGTGAAAATCCGGATTTCATGACCCGTTTAATCCCCGGAAACCCTTAAAAACAAAAAACTAGAATTTCCTTGACAACCCCCGGTAGCCATGTTAAAAATCGGCGTCTTATTATGTCCAAGAGCCCTTGGATACCCTAAGGCCTTATTATATAAAGGTTATTGAAAACAGGCACTTAGGGGGGCGCTTGGGGGTCAGCGATCGTGAAAATGGTTTCAGAAAAGCATCCTGCAACCGCTCGGCAGTGGGCGGATTCTGTCGTTGTTGCGGGGGGTGGGAGTGCTCTTAAATAAGGAAAATTGAAGAAGTTTTTGAATATAGAAGTTTTATTCAAGTAATTGTAATTCTTTTAGGATACCGGATCTTTCCTTAAGGAGGTTAGACGATGTTCAACGTAGAGGCTAGAAATTCCAAAGTGCTGTTCCTGGCACTGGTTCTGGCATTCACCTTGTTTGCTCTTCCCGCGGTATTTGTTGATCAGGCCCAAGCCAAGGAAGCGTTTGCTGAGCAGGTTTTTGCTGAGGAGGCGTTTGCTAAAGAGGTTCTGGCTGACGAAGAAGCTGCCGGTGAAGAAGGCTCAGGTGCGCCGGAAGTTGAGTGGAGTCAGGACGTATTTTATAAGGACTGGGAGGGCAATCCGCTCAAAGGTCCGGTAAGCGGTGCTCCTGCTCCTGAGTTGGGACCGAACGACTACGATAGCTATTCTTTCGTTCCCAGCCGCATCCTGATTTGGATCGCCAACCAGCAGCATCTGTATTTCGGTAGCTTCGTGTTGGCGGTACCGATTTTTTGTATGCTCATCGAGTTCATTGGTATTCGTACCAAGGAGAGCGATCCGGTCCTGTCTGCCAAGTATGACCGGTTGGCTCACGACTTGATGAAGGTCTCTCTGACCGCTTATTCCTGGACCGCGATTCTGGGTGGTATTCTGCTGTTCTCCTTCATCACCCTGTTCCCGGGATTCTTCAAGTACATGGCCAGTATCTTCCGCCCCGTCATGCACGTTTACGCGCTGATGTTCCTGGCGGAATCCGGCGTTCTTTATGTGTACTACTATGGCTGGGACAAGATGAGTC
Protein-coding regions in this window:
- the hisD gene encoding histidinol dehydrogenase codes for the protein MRLLKYSEPDYREEIERLVNRCDVDFSTQDEAVRSIIERVKKEGDDAVVALTNQFDQTDYSVEDLRVTEEEIQQAYDAVQLDELEALKLAADNIERYHQKQVQHSWEYKEGEVYLGQMIRPLETVGVYVPGGKASYPSSVLMNVIPARVAGVKRVIMVSPTPRGEVSPHCLVAADIAGVDEIYKVGGAQAVAALALGTATIPRVDKIVGPGNIYVALAKRLVFGLVDIDMIAGPSEILVLADDTARADFIAADLLSQAEHDEDAVPILVTPSEALAEATRDELNRQKEELERKGIVDASLDNKCQLIVTRTLDEAVDLANRVAPEHLELAVDNPHELVKRIHNAGAVFLGHYTPEAIGDYLAGPNHVLPTSGTARFSSPLGVYDFIKRTSLISYNKEELGKVARACCSLAEMENLEAHSRAVKIRIS
- the gcvPB gene encoding aminomethyl-transferring glycine dehydrogenase subunit GcvPB; amino-acid sequence: MAHVEENKIGIKGLVFEEPPVFELGSPGRRAYSLPTSTIPEVELQTLLPPEELRDPIEHLPELSELDVVRHYTRLSQWNFSIDSAFYPLGSCTMKYNPKINEDMARLAGFAQNHPYTPEALSQGSLRLLHELQEFLQEVSGMDAVSLQPAAGAHGEMTGMLTIRAYHQAKGNQRSKVLMPDSAHGTNPASCTLCGYDVVHIPSNAEGLIDIDKLRKLMDEDTAAIMLTNPNTLGMFEKDILEITEIVHGKGGLVYCDGANLNALMGVSKVADMGVDVLHFNLHKTFSTPHGGGGPGAGPVGVKKILEPYLPVPRIVNNNGNFALDYDHPESVGKVRAFYGNFGILLRAYVYIRTLGPDGLRQACESAVLNANYIKARLKDTYFLPYPGPSLHECVFNDKHQLKQNVKTMDIAKALIDKGFHPPTVYFPLIVKGALMVEPTETESKETLDQFIQAMKEIAKQAENDAESFHDAPYLSKVSRPDEARAARHPKLRWKPAS
- a CDS encoding TIGR04282 family arsenosugar biosynthesis glycosyltransferase, whose product is MGVSSRQALILFAKDPQAGKVKTRLQPWLDADTACHLYRHILADSVRNVCAVEGVDRFVGIHPSHRSGFFDAVEKSGRVRLFEQEGGHLGERMRNAFEQRFAEGYETVVIIGSDSPTLPVSYIRQALDTDRDMTLGPCTDGGYYLIGMHRKVTDVFEDVEWGSEHVLTATLERVKQSGATLLLLPVWYDVDRPEDLRFLKTHLEYLQHTGLEEHADTLRFLQQLNLNWESAV
- the waaC gene encoding lipopolysaccharide heptosyltransferase I; amino-acid sequence: MPIDLETVETQHELDALMEFEIAVLYWIKQNLQFSTLDSWVVVLNDKRVYLLPGLVTAGSLIYFKKAKGLYYVLTAAVTVLLTDFLVHEVLKPMFARPRPCHDLEFLKPLIYCSNSYSFPSSQGANLFAFATITACYFRRASVPVFLFALAGCFSKLYQGVHYPSDVLAGMVVGTVMAFSIYKIAPKNWNLASEVLPLNGPGWNIRRILLVRLSSLGDVVHTLPALRALRQTFPDAHITWVVEEKFSAVLDGNPDLNEVLVVRTREWRKNLTPATLKEMRSFYRELRGRNFDLAIDIQGLIKTGVLTALSGAPLRVGFDRTDCREQWNALFTNIKVPAVGRTIHVVDKNLSMIRALGAQDLPQEFVVRIPEAAQNQAQEFFDKHPDLGSHPVVVLHSGVGYKTKQWELERFARLGDRISSELGASILLTWGPGEKDKVDRLSSHMTQPHWVAPPSSLHQSMALFDRASLFVGGDTGTLHLCVALGIPTVSLFGPTDPVYNGPYGSPHQVIVKKLHCSFCYKRTCPTHNECMDGITVDEVFETVRTCLNGSSHPAPPRTQNRIKVD
- a CDS encoding Trm112 family protein, translating into MAFDKELLDFLVCPQCKGDLQLSAPEDGLLCATCKLKYPIRDGIPIMLLNEAEDTGKTDDIQPSN